Sequence from the Curtobacterium sp. MCLR17_007 genome:
GGTCGAGGTCGAACTCGCCGACGGCACGCTGTTCCAGGTGCCGATCGAGCGTGCCCACATGGAAGAGGACGCGGGCAAGCTGACGCACGTGGGCGGTGCCACCGGTCGCATCCAGGGTGCCGAGTACTCGCTCGTCGACTACAACCGCGCCGGGGTCCCGCTCGTCGAGATCGTCACGAAGCCGATCTTCGGCGCCGCGCACCGCGCTCCCGAGCTCGGTGCCGCGTACGTGCAGGTCATCCGCGACCTCGTCCGGGCACTCGGCGTGTCCGAGGCCCGCATGGAGCGCGGCAACCTGCGGTGTGACGCGAACATCTCGCTCCGCCCGTGGGGCCAGGAGAAGCTCGGCACCCGCACCGAGACCAAGAACGTCAACTCGTTCCGGGCCGTCGAGCGCGCCATCCGCTACGAGATCCAGCGCCAGGCCGCGATCCTGGCCGACGGTGGGACCATCACGCAAGAGACCCGCCACTGGCACGAGGACACCGGTCGGACGTCGGCGGGCCGTCCCAAGTCGGACGCGGACGACTACCGGTACTTCCCGGAGCCGGACCTGCTGCCCGTCGTGCCGGACAAGGCGATGATCGAGGAGCTCCGCGCGTCCCTGCCCGAGGCACCGGTCGCACGTCGTCGTCGTCTCAAGGGCGAGTTCGGGTTCGCCGACCTCGAGTTCCAGGACGTCGTGAACGGCGGACTGCTCGACGAGGTCGAGGCGACCATCGCTGCCGGCGCACCCGCCCAGGCTGCGCGCAAGTGGTGGACCGGCGAGATCAGCCGCGTCGCCAACACGCAGGACGCCGCTCCGGGTGACCTGGTGTCGCCCGCCCACGTGGCCGAACTCATCACGCTGGTCGAGTCGGGCGAGCTGACCGACCGGCTGGCCCGCCAGGTGCTCGAAGGGGTCATCGCCGGCGAGGGCTCGCCCTCGGCGGTCGTCGAGTCCCGCGGGCTCAAGGTCGTGTCCGACGACTCCGCGCTGACCGCGGCCGTCGACGAAGCGCTCGCGGCCCAGCCCGACGTGCTCGCGAAGATCCGCGACGGCAAGGTGCAGGCCGCCGGCGCGATCATCGGTGCGGTCATGAAGTCCATGCAGGGCCAGGCCGACGCGGCCCGCGTCCGGGAACTCGTGCTCGAGCGCGCACAGGCCTAGGCACCGCCAGGACCGTCGACGACGGGTTCCCGGGGGATCGACTTCCTGGGGACTCGTCACCGGCCGGGTGACAGGATGAGTCGTGTCCGCAACGATCCGCGCCATCGGTACCGCCGTCCCTCCGACGACGCTCGACCAGGTCGCCGTCCGGGACCTCTTCGCCGCGCAGCCCGGCCTCGGCCGACTCGGGCGCCGCATCGTGCCCGCCGCGTTCGACGCATCGGCGGTCGAGCACCGGCACACGGTCCTGCCCGAGCTCGACACGAGCGGCACGCCCGGCCCGTTCCGCGACGGAGACGGAGCCATCCACTCGCCGACGACCGGGATGCGCAACGACCGGTACCGCGAACTGGCACCGCCGCTGTTCGTCGCGTCGGCGCGCGACGCCCTCGACCGCTCCGGCGTCGACCCGGCAGCCATCACGCACCTGGTCACGGTGTCGTGCACGGGCTTCACCCAGCCCGGACCGGACCTGGCGATCGTCGCGGAGCTCGGCCTGCGACGCACGGTCTTCCGGCACCACATCGGGTTCATGGGCTGCTGCGCGGCGTTCCCGGCGCTCCGCAGTGCGGCCGCCTTCGCCGAGGCCGACCCGACCGCGGTCGTGCTGGTCGTCTGCGCCGAACTCTGCACGCTGCACGTCCGTGCGTCGGACGACCCCGACCAGATCGTCGCGAACAGCGTCTTCGGCGACGGTGCCGCCGCCGCGGTGGTCACCGCTGACGGCCCCGGACTCCGCCTCGACGCGTTCGCCACGACCGTCGTGCCGGAGGGTGCGTCCGAGATGGCCTGGAACATCGGGGACGAGGGCTTCGAGATGGTCCTCAGCACCGCGGTGCCGAAGCTCGTCGGTGCCACGGTCGCCGACGCCGTCGGGCCGCTCCTCGACGGACCGGCTGCGGACGTCCCGGTCTGGGCGGTCCACCCGGGCGGCCGGGCCATCCTCGACCGCACGCAAGAGGCCCTCGCCCTGCCGGACACCGCCATGGCGAGCAGCCGCGCCGTGCTGCGCGACCACGGCAACATGTCGAGCGCGACCGTGCTGTTCGTCCTGCGCGACGCCATGGACACCGGGCTGGCGGACGCCACGCCCGTCATCGCGCTCGCCTTCGGCCCCGGGCTGACCGTCGAGAGCGCCCGCCTGACCGCGGTCGGCACGAGGATCGCGACCGACACCGTCGGAGCGGTCGCGGAACCGGAACTCGCCGCGGAGCACCGATGAGCCGCTCCCAGGGAGCCGCGTCGGGCCTCCCGATCGACCTGCGGGCTCGCGACCTGACGCTCCGCGAACTCATGGACGACCCCGACTGCGACCCGCGCGCGCTGGAACGCACGTTCCGGCGCTTCGCGGTGGTGAACGCGCTCGTGAGCGGATGGCGAGCGGCGTGGCGGACGCACGTCGCGCCGGCGCTGCCGGCACACGGGCGGGGTCGCATCCTCGACCTGGGCTGCGGCGGCGGCGACCTCGCCCGGGCGCTCGTCCGCTGGGCGGCGAGCGACGGGTTCGAGATCGAGGTGGTGGGCATCGACCCGGACCACCGCGCCATCGCGTCGGCATCCCGGTCGACGCCGAAGGGCGTGACCTTCCGCGAGCAGTCGAGCGCCGACCTGGTGGCGGCGGGGGAGCGGTTCGACGTCGTCGTGTCGAACCACGTGCTGCACCACCTCGACGACGACGAACGCGCCGGGTTCCTGTCCGACTCCGAACAGCTCGCGTCGACCCGGAGCCTGCACTCCGACATCCGTCGCTCGCCCGCCGCGTACCGGGCCTACGCGCTCGGGTCGACGCTCGTCGCTGCCGGCACCTTCGTCCGGGTCGACGGGTTGCGGTCGATCCGCCGGAGCTTCACGCTGCCCGAGCTGCACACCGCGTTGCCGAGGGGCTGGCGCGCCGAAGCCGCCGCACCCCACCGCGTCCTCGCGATCCACGACGCCTGACGCGGCTGCGCCCGCGAGACGCCGCAGTGCGCGAGACGCCGCTGCGACCGCGAGACGCCGCCGTGCGCGCGAGACACCGCCCCGCAGCGCGGCGTCTCGGTGCGACGACGGCGTCTCGGCGCCGACGTGGGCGTCTCGCTACGGGATGAGCGCCGCCGTGGACGTGAACTCCCTTGACAGCACGGCCGCTCGGTAGCGCTCGAGCGCCTCGGGCTGTGCTCCGACGGACTCGAGCGCGGCGAGCCCCGCGCCGAGCACCGGCGGCGAGGTCACCCACGTCGGGACCGCGCCGGGAACCCGGGAGCGCAGGCCGCTGACGACCGCGTCGACGAGCATCGGGTGCCGCGCCGCGAGCACGCCGCCGCCGAGGACGACCGGGACGGGGAGCGCCGGCGACGTCCCGAGGCCGAGCCGTCCGAGCGCGACCGACGCCAGCAGGACGATCTCCTCGGCCTGCCGCGCGACGACGGCGGCGGCGACGGCGTCCCCGTCGGCCGCGACCTCGAAGAGCACGGGGCAGAGCCGGTTGAAGACCCGCTGGTCCAGGCGTCCGAAGTGGATGGCCTCGGTGACCTCGCGGACCGTCCCGAGGCCGAGGGCAGCGGGCACGGCGGACGCGAGTGCCGTCGCTGGACCGCGCCCGTCGTCCGCGCGGGCCGCGTGCCAGAGCGCCCGGTTGCCGAGGTACGCGCCACCACCCCAGTCGCCGGACACGTCACCGATCGCGGGGAACCGGGCGGTCTCGCCGTCGGCACGCACCGCGAGGGCGTTGATGCCGGTGCCGCACACCACCGCTGCGGCGTCCGGCGACAGGGTCCCGGCTCGCAGCAGCGCGAACAGGTCGTTGTCGAGGACGTCCGGCGCGCCGCCGTCCGCCTCCCAGTGGCGGAGTGCGGCGGTCGCCGCGGTCAGCTCGTCGGGCAGGTCGAGCCCGGCCAGGTACACGTGCGTGGTGCGGATCCGCGCACCGTCGAGGGCGCTCACGACCCGCCCGCGGACGTCGTCGAGGATGGGCCCGGCGAGCTCCCACCCGCGCGTCTGCGGG
This genomic interval carries:
- the gatB gene encoding Asp-tRNA(Asn)/Glu-tRNA(Gln) amidotransferase subunit GatB — translated: MAAKDALMDFDEALERFEPVLGFEVHVELATKTKMFSDAPNFFGGEPNTNVTPVDLGLPGSLPVVNEQAVRFSINLGLALGCSIAESSRFARKNYYYPDNPKNYQISQYDEPIAFEGEVEVELADGTLFQVPIERAHMEEDAGKLTHVGGATGRIQGAEYSLVDYNRAGVPLVEIVTKPIFGAAHRAPELGAAYVQVIRDLVRALGVSEARMERGNLRCDANISLRPWGQEKLGTRTETKNVNSFRAVERAIRYEIQRQAAILADGGTITQETRHWHEDTGRTSAGRPKSDADDYRYFPEPDLLPVVPDKAMIEELRASLPEAPVARRRRLKGEFGFADLEFQDVVNGGLLDEVEATIAAGAPAQAARKWWTGEISRVANTQDAAPGDLVSPAHVAELITLVESGELTDRLARQVLEGVIAGEGSPSAVVESRGLKVVSDDSALTAAVDEALAAQPDVLAKIRDGKVQAAGAIIGAVMKSMQGQADAARVRELVLERAQA
- a CDS encoding methyltransferase domain-containing protein, whose amino-acid sequence is MSRSQGAASGLPIDLRARDLTLRELMDDPDCDPRALERTFRRFAVVNALVSGWRAAWRTHVAPALPAHGRGRILDLGCGGGDLARALVRWAASDGFEIEVVGIDPDHRAIASASRSTPKGVTFREQSSADLVAAGERFDVVVSNHVLHHLDDDERAGFLSDSEQLASTRSLHSDIRRSPAAYRAYALGSTLVAAGTFVRVDGLRSIRRSFTLPELHTALPRGWRAEAAAPHRVLAIHDA
- a CDS encoding type III polyketide synthase; amino-acid sequence: MSATIRAIGTAVPPTTLDQVAVRDLFAAQPGLGRLGRRIVPAAFDASAVEHRHTVLPELDTSGTPGPFRDGDGAIHSPTTGMRNDRYRELAPPLFVASARDALDRSGVDPAAITHLVTVSCTGFTQPGPDLAIVAELGLRRTVFRHHIGFMGCCAAFPALRSAAAFAEADPTAVVLVVCAELCTLHVRASDDPDQIVANSVFGDGAAAAVVTADGPGLRLDAFATTVVPEGASEMAWNIGDEGFEMVLSTAVPKLVGATVADAVGPLLDGPAADVPVWAVHPGGRAILDRTQEALALPDTAMASSRAVLRDHGNMSSATVLFVLRDAMDTGLADATPVIALAFGPGLTVESARLTAVGTRIATDTVGAVAEPELAAEHR
- a CDS encoding BadF/BadG/BcrA/BcrD ATPase family protein, yielding MGTLSRAGAAGASRSSRPAAPTAPSAPTAPAAPEVVLAVDGGGSKTDVVAIALDGSLVGHARGPGSNPQTRGWELAGPILDDVRGRVVSALDGARIRTTHVYLAGLDLPDELTAATAALRHWEADGGAPDVLDNDLFALLRAGTLSPDAAAVVCGTGINALAVRADGETARFPAIGDVSGDWGGGAYLGNRALWHAARADDGRGPATALASAVPAALGLGTVREVTEAIHFGRLDQRVFNRLCPVLFEVAADGDAVAAAVVARQAEEIVLLASVALGRLGLGTSPALPVPVVLGGGVLAARHPMLVDAVVSGLRSRVPGAVPTWVTSPPVLGAGLAALESVGAQPEALERYRAAVLSREFTSTAALIP